Proteins encoded within one genomic window of Calonectris borealis chromosome 1, bCalBor7.hap1.2, whole genome shotgun sequence:
- the SMKR1 gene encoding small lysine-rich protein 1, producing the protein MAVKSSKPKRGKGKSSKKKAKKVVKEVDILSPAAMLNAYYICHNAAACLEFRGFPWPGAPKKKGKKGK; encoded by the exons ATG gcaGTTAAAAGTAGCAAACCCAAGCGTGGCAAAGGCAAAAGctccaaaaagaaagcaaagaaggtGGTGAAGGAAGTGGATATCCTCAGCCCAGCTGCCATGCTCAATGCCTACTACATCTGCCACAATGCCGCCGCCTGCCTGGAGTTTCGGGGCTTTCCCTGGCCTGGCGCCCccaaaaagaaggggaagaaaggaaagtaa